GCTAGAACTGCTACTTTGTTACAGGTTTCTCAGTCAGATTATGAAACAGATAGGCTAACAACTTGGTGGGAAAATGCGGAGGAACAAGTAGTAGATGAAAACCATGAGCCATTCACTATTGTAGTACCGATATACAACCCCCAAACCCAACGATATCTAATAGAAATGGCAGCCCTAATCGGTCGTCATGAATCTGGAACCATTGTACCCTTAGCTATTACGAAAAGTCATGTTCAAATGGACGATCCCCAATTAGTAATAGCGCTAGAAGAAAGTAGAAAGCGATTAAATTTAACCAGAGAAATCAGTCAAGAATTTGGTGTAGAAGTATCGCCGACAATTCGGATTGATGACGATCCAGCTTTAGGAATTAGCCGTGTTAGTCGAGAACAAAACGCTAGTTTAGTGGTGATGGGTTGGTCGCGGACAACAGGTTTGCGTGCCCGTTTATTTGGTAGTGTAATTGATAGCGTGTTTTGGTCATCTCACTGTCCGGTAGCAGTGACGCGCCTGTTAAGCAGTCCCACGACTATCCAAAGAATTCTTGTCCCGGTTGGAGACTTAACACGGCAAACTATAGGTGCTGTCAGGTTTTCACAAATTGTAGCTGATGTCAATCAAGCAGAAGTAGTACTTTTACACGTGAGCGATCGCAAAACACCTCAAAACTTAGTAGACAAATTTGCCTTGCAAATGTCTGAAATTGCCGATAAAAGCCAGTTACAGGTGAAGACAAATATTCAAACAATTAGAGGTGATGATATTGCTAGAGTCATCATTCAAGAATCTCAGAAATTTGATTTAGCAGTGTTGCGTTCTGTCCGTTATCGCACAGCAGGTGGATTAGCCGTCAGCCATGTAACCACCCAAGTAATTAGAGAATTAAAATGCTCAATTGTTTTGCTAGGAGAACCTAACTCATGAGCAAGAAGTCAACGTCAGTAACTATAATTACTTATAAATGTTACAAAGTAGTTCTCTAGAGACAGAGAGAAAAAATCTAGATAGCAAGATAATTATTAATCATCTCCTAAGCTAATTTAGGTAGTATCTATCGCTTTTACACCTGTGATTCACCAGCCTCAAGAGTTAACAGAAAACCGCCTGCTAGATAACTTTCCACCAGAGGAGCTAAAACGCTTGCATCCTCATCTGGAGCTAGTTTCGCTCTCATTAGGAGAATTTATTATCTCGCCTGATGAGCCGATATCTTTTATTTATTTCCCTGTTAACTCATTGCTTTCTCTAGTAACAGTGATGGAGGATGGCTCAACAGTTGAATCTGGGTGTGTTGGACGTGAGGGAATGGCAGGTTTGCCAATCCTTTTAGATGCAAGTACAACGCCGATGCAAACGTTGGTACAAATTGCAGGCTTGGCTGTGCGTGTTAAAGCTCAGATCCTCAAAGAGGCGTTCGACAGAGGCGGCGCAGTACAAAAGCTTCTCCTCCGTTACATACATACAGTTATTGTTTTAGGTTCCCAAAGTACTGCTTGCAACGCTCTTCATCATCTAGAAGCGAGACTGTGCCGTTGGTTGCTCATGAGTAGTGATGGTATAGGTTCAGAATCACTTGCTCTCACGCAAGAATTTCTGTCCACGATGCTTGGCGTTAGGCGTTCTGGAGTTAGCGAAGCTGCTAGTAAACTTCAGAGTAGGGGCTTAATCCGTTACCAACGGGGACAGATCCAAATTCTTGATAGAAAGGGTTTGGAAACCTCTGCCTGCGAATGTTACGGTATCACCACAGCAGAATATCGCCGCTTATTTAGCTGAAGCTACGTCTTAACTATTTCAGGGCATTCTCGGCTGCTCAAGAGTTACAGCCGCTAAAAAATGCAACTTGTAGGCACGATAGCGCCTATATATCCGATACCGGACAGACTCAAGCTTGTATATATATCTACACTTAGACAATTTGGCATTTGGATGCTCTTGATAGGTATAGGGCTTCAATAACGGTATAAAAATCTACTAATTTTTATTCAGTCTGGTGAAAGAAACTATTTTTTCTGAAACTAAGACTATTGGAGGCTTTTATTAAGCGAATATTGATTTGTGATGATGTTGCTGATGACTCTTTTCTTCTTCAAACGATTTTACAAGCAGAGCCATGCCAGATTGAAATTGTTGATTCGGGTGCAGCGGTGCTTGCCTTTTTGGAAACAACCTCTAATTTACCTGACTTACTAATACTAGATGTGATGATGCCAAAAATAGATGGATTTGAAGTTGTTCGCCGTCTGAGAGAATCGGTTAAATTTCAATTTATTCCTATTTTGTTAGTGACAGGTTTAAATGAAGAAGATGTCATGAATGAAGACAATATCAAGATTGATGGCATTATCCATAAACCCTGCGATCCAGATACAGTAATTGCTAAAGTGCGAGTAATCTTAGATTGAAATTTCTCAAAATTAAGTTAATTTAAAAAGCCAGTGTCTCGAAACAGCGATGCAAGATACTGGCTCCAGATATTATCAAAAATTTAGGGTATTGCCATTAATTAGCTAGTAAGAAATGAAGTGTATCCAGAAAGTTATCCCTTTTCTAAAGCAAGATCTGGAAATAAAAAATAGTCCAATAGTTGAAAACTGACTATTAGAATTAGAGGACAGAGGGAGACATTAACTAATGCTCATTTCTCCCTCTTGTTCTAATCTAAGCAAACTTACTCGCGGCGGCAAATCTTTTGTTAATTTCATCCCAATTAACCACATTCCACCAAGCTTCTAAATAATCGGCGCGGCGGTTTTGGTAATTGAGATAATATGCGTGTTCCCAAACATCATTACCTAAAATAGGATATTTACCTGCACTGATGGGACTGTCTTGGTTAGCTGTTGTATTGACTTCCAATTTGCCATTTGTGTTGCGGACAAGCCAAACCCAACCACTACCAAATTGAGAAGCACCAGCTTCGTTAAATTGTTTTTTAAAGGCAGCAAAACTACCAAAATTTTCATTAATGGCGGATGAGATCGCTCCTGTTGGTTCGCCACCACCTTGGGGCTTCATAATTTGCCAAAACATCGAGTGATTCACGTGCCCACCGCCATTATTACGTACCGTTTTGCGAACATCTGCGGGTACGGTGTCAAGTTTACGTAACAGTTCTTCAACAGTTCTGCTTTTAAGTTGTGGATATTTCTCTAAAGCAGCATTTAGGTTTTTCACATAAGTTGCATGATGCTTATCGTGATGAAACTCCATTGTTCTTGCATCAATGTGTGGTTCCAGCGCATTGTAAGCATAGGGCAAAGGTGGTAATTGAATCGCTCCTTGAGTAGTATTTGGTGTTGGTAGGGGACTGCTGGAACTGGCACTAGGAGATTGCTCTGCTGTAGCACAACCATCTAATGCAAAAGTCCCCGTACCTACTGCGAGTAAAAACAAGAAATGGCGTCGATTAATAGTCATAAAATTTTTTGCAGCGAATCAATTAAATAACTTGATAAATTTTATTTTCTTCGATTCAGGTGGCAAAAAATCAAGAAATGGGGAATGGGGCATGAGGAAGATGGAGGGAGGGAAGTGTGGGAAGTGTGGGGAGAGAGGGGAGAAACTTCCTTGACTCGTTTGTATCCCCTGCTCTTTGCTCTCTTGCTTTTTCTCAGTCCCTAGCCCCTAGTTCCTTTTCTATTAACCAAAATGTTGAATAATGGCGTCGGCAAATTCAGAACACTTGAGGGGTTCTACAGGTGGTTCTAGCAACCGCGCTAAGTCGTAGGTGACTTGACGGTTGGCGATCGCATCTCCTAAACCTTTCTTAATTAAATCTGCGGCTTCTTGCCAACCCAAATACTCAAGCATCATCACACCAGACAAAATCACCGAACCGGGATTAATTCTGTCTAAGCCGGCGTGTTTGGGTGCTGTACCGTGGGTAGCTTCAAAGATGGCGCAAGCATCACCAATATTCGCCCCTGGCCCCATTCCTAAGCCGCCCACAATCGCAGCCGCCGCATCGGATAGGTAATCGCCATTCAAGTTCATCGTCGCCAGAATCGAATATTCATCGGGTCTGGTTTGGATTTGTTGAAAGATACTGTCAGCAATTCGGTCATTGACCATGATTTTTTCTTTCCACTTGCCGTTACCGTGGCTATCCCAAATTGCATTAAGAACTGTTTCAACTTCCTTGACAATTTGCGCTTTTTTCTCTGGAGTTAAAGCATCAAATCCAGGGTCAACTAGACGGGCATTTTCTTCTAAGGAAATATTGGGATTTTTCTCTTTGTTGCTCAAAATCCAAGATTCCCGTTCGGTGACGCACTCGGCACGAAATTCGCTGGTTGCGAGTTCGTAACCCCAATCACGGAAAGCGCCTTCGGTGTACTTCATGATGTTGCCTTTATGCACCAAAGTCACCTGTTGCTTGTTTTGGGGCAATAGTAGGGCGTGTTTAATCGCACGGCGTACCAAGCGCTGAGAACCCTTTTTGCTGATGGGTTTGATGCCAATCCCAGAATCTAAAGGAATTTGCTTTTTGCCGTGTTCTGGGGTGGCGGGGATGAGATCTTCGTTGAGAATTTTAATTAAGCGATCGCCGATTTCGCTACCTTGTCGCCACTCAATCCCCAAATAAATATCTTCTGTATTTTCCCGATAAACAATTACATCCAGTTTTTCGGGGTTTTTGTGGGGTGAGGGTGTCCCTGCATAGTAACGGCAAGGACGCACGCAAGCATACAAGTCAAAAATTTGTCTTAGTGCCACATTCAAGGAACGAATGCCGCCCCCCACAGGAGTTGTTAGAGGCCCTTTGATAGCAACACCATATTCTTCAATTGCCGTTAGCGTATCCTGGGGTAAATATTGGTATGTACCATATAAATCGCACGCTTCATCCCCAGCGTAAACTTTAAACCAACTAATTTGACGTTTACCGTTATATGCTTTTGCTACCGCAGCATCAAGTACTTTTTGGGCAGCAGGCCAGATATCTATACCCGTTCCATCTCCTCGAATAAAGGGGATAATTGGGTTATCAGGCACAACTGGTTCACCATTTTTGAAGGTAATTTTTGCTCCAGTTGTTGGGGGGGTAATCTTTTCGTACATAAATCACACGCTCCTGATCGATTGGCGGCCAGTCAAATACAGAAAATTTTTTATGGGAGGCTTGCAAATTTTACTGCGTATTTGCTCTGAAATTGAGGATGAGACAGCAGGAAGTAGAGGTAAATCAGGTACAGAGAGGTTTTTACCATAATCCTTTGTCCCTTCTCTTCCTTTGAGGTGCAGATTTTCCCCCTATTCACCTTGTACCTTATTTGGGGCTGAAGTTATGGAATTGAGCGAAGCGATCGCTATTTTGTACGATCAAAAATAGTAAACTACTTTTCGCTATCAGTGTTTCATCTTGAAAAACACACCATAGCGATCGCTGTTTCACAATCCCGTTAAAACGAGTAATGGCATGACAGACCCAATGATTGTATCAGGCCCTGCTAGTGACATCGACTCCCTTCGCCTCCAGTTAATCGCTGGGTCTCTTCAAGTCCAACAACAGATAATCCCACAATTAGCTGAATTGGGTAACGAGGGATTGGATGTATTGATGGAGTTTTTACTGAAACGTTCTGACACCCCAGCAACTTGGCTTGATGGCAAAGCCTACCAAGTACTCTACAACTCTGATGCACCTAAAGCCAAAGAATTTCTACAAACAAATTTTCCTGAGGGCATTGTACCTCTAAAATCAGAGTCCGGGATTAATTACAATCCCTTGCAACAAGCACTTGCTACCCAAGACTTCCAAGCAGCCGATCGCCTCACCATCCAAAAAATGTGTGAATTAGCGGGCCCAACAGCAACACAACGAAAATGGTTGTATTTTACTGAAGTGGAAAATTTCCCTACTGTTGACTTGCAAACTATTAATCATCTTTGGTTAGTCCACTCTGAAGGCAAATTTGGTTTTTCAGTACAGCGAGAAATCTGGTTAGGCTTAGGAAAAAATTGGGATAATTTCTGGACAAAAATTGGTTGGAAAGATGGTAATAATTGGACGCGATATCCTAATGAGTTTATCTGGGATTTAAGTGCTCCTAAAGGTCATTTACCTCTATCTAATCAACTGCGCGGAGTGCGAGTTATTGCTTCTTTATTTGCTCATCCAGCTTGGAAGTAGTTATCAGTCATTAGTCCTGAGTTATCAAAAGAAAGGACAAATGACAACTTACAAATGACAAAGGACAAAATCAAATAATGGCAAATGTTAGGCTAGAAGACATTAAGCGTAGATTTAACAACGTGACTGCGATCGAGGATATTTCTTTTGAAATTCCCGATGGGGAGTTTTGGGTTCTGGTGGGGCCTTCTGGTTGTGGTAAATCTACAATTTTACGCACGATCGCCGGTTTAGAGACAGCCACATCTGGCAAACTCTATATTGGCGATCGCTTGATGAATAATATCCCTGCTAGACAGAGGGATGTGGCGATGGTGTTCCAAAACTATGCGCTTTATCCGCACATGACGGTGGCGCAAAACATCGCTTTTGGCTTGCAGATGCGGAAAGTTGACACGAAGGTGATTCAAGATAGAGTCAGTACAGTGGCGCGATCGCTTTCTTTAGATAAGTTGCTGGATCGCAAACCCAAACAACTTTCTGGGGGACAGCAACAACGGGTAGCATTAGGAAGAGCGATCGCGCGTCAGCCACAAGTTTTCTTATTAGATGAACCTTTGTCTAATTTAGATGCCCAATTACGCGATGATACTAGGGCTGAGTTGAAACAGCTACATCAAAATTTGGGAATTACGACAATATATGTCACCCACGATCAAGTTGAAGCGATGACTTTGGCGGATAAGATTGTGGTGCTAAATCGCGGTAGGATTCAACAAATTGGCGATCCACAAACTATTTATGAGCTTCCTGCTAATCAAATGGTGGCATCTTTTTTAGGTAATCCACCAATGAATATTTTGCCAGCAATTTATCAGCATGATGGTTTTGATGTTAGCGGTCAGTTATTAGAAATTCCACCAAATTTACTGGAGAATTTACGCTTGCGTCAGGGACAAAGTGTGAATTTGGGAATTAGGCCTGAGCATATTTATATTAACGAACCACAAAGGCATGGAGAACACAGAGAAGACAAAGGGGGAGAATTAGTAGTTGAGGTGAGGGTGGTGGAACCTTTAGGAAGGGAAACTTTGATTCGCGTCAGTTTACCCGATTCATCGGCGTTATTGAATGTGCAGATTGGTGGTGGCGTGCGTTTGCATCCAGGCGATCGCCTTTCCCTACAACTAGATTTGAGCCAGTTGTTTGTATTCGATCCTTCGACTGGTGACAGAATTTTGCCTTAGAAATGAATGATTAAACAAGTACATAATCAAGTAATTCGCCTAGCGATCGCGCTGTCTTGGCGATAAATTTGCTATTAAACACACCAACATTGAAAATGCATAAATTTAACTGCGACTCAATTACAAGCAGACAATTAAACTGATATGTAGAGTTAAAAGCATTAATACTTATAGTAAACTTTAATTCTATTAGTAGTGTATTAGTTATATAAAAGTCTAATACTATTAATTTAATCTATGAACTTAGTAAGCCATCAGATGCAGTTATACTGAGTTCTTATCAAACAAGGCGTCGTCCATCTCGGCTCAATGCCGACAAGTTATTTTTAAACACAAGTACGATCTGAAATTACTCCAAATTATCCATCTCAAAATAATTGATTATACTTGTATTAATTAATATTTTATAGAGACATGTTAAGGAATTTTTTTAAATTAAAATACCGTATTCACTGCTACAGTTACACATCGTCAGTTCACCTAAGATTTGAAGCTAATAATAAGTCGGCAGAAATAAACACAACAATGAAGTTAAAGAATATAACGTCAAGCTTCCCGATGTTTATCAATTTTTTAGTCTTACTCCAATTCTGCAATCGGAACGATATGAAACTCTAGCCAACATAAACTAGGGTGTTCCGGGGTATATGACAACGACTTAACACGGCGTAGAAGTAGCGAGCGTGGCATGAGTCTTGCTACTAAAGGGTTACAAAAATAAAATTGCTCTACAATCTGAAAATTGCTGAAAAAGCTGATTTTTTACTGTGCCAATCGAAGTCTAAGTTATTTGGCACAGACTTTTGTCACCTAAAAATTAGAGGGGTTCAAATGGTACGGATAAAAGTAGTGGTTCTGGTCTGTCAAATCCTAATTTATAGGTAAAAGGCAATTTTTTAAACATAGTCTGGTGATGATTTTCAGACGATGCATATCGGCAAAATTAGCCTTGGCTACTTTTAGCCTAATACAGGTAATACGGGCAGCAATTAGAGGTATTTTTGCCAATAAATTGCACGTATTCCCTGATGTTATAGCCTAGGAATATCTCCTAGGTTGAGTGGGTTAACTCTACATCTGTCAAAAGTTTAGAAAATACTCAAGAAAAATTAAAAATTATGTTGGACACTACTCACAAGCATCTAATTCTTGGGGCTGGTATTGTGGGATTGGGTATGGCTGAAGCGCTCAAGAATGCGGGTATTTCCTATGACCAAGTTGATGCCAGCGATGACATTGGTGGAAATTGGTATCATGGTGTATATGAAACTGCACACATTATTTCATCACGCAAGATTACCCAATTTACCCATTTTCCTATGCCGGATAATTATCCGGACTTCCCCAGCGCTCAAAACATACGAGATTACATAAACTCCTTTGCCGATCGTTTTGATTTACGTAAAAATATTGAACTGAATCGTCTAGTTAACTACGTGCGGCCTGTTGAGAATAATCTTTGGGAAGTTACCTTTGATAATGGGGAACGGAGAATTTACAAAGGAATTATCATTTGTAATGGTCATCACTGGTGCAAACGTTTTCCTAAATTCAGAGGAGAATTTGATGGAGAGATAATTCACTCCAAAGATTATAAAAATCCTCAGCAACTACGTGGTAAGAGAGTTCTGGTGATTGGTGGAGGGAATTCCGCTTGTGATATAGCCGCAGAAGCAGCTAGGGTGGGAGCTAAATCTGTGTTGAGTATGCGTGAATCTGTATGGTTTATTCCCAAAACCTTTGCAGGTGTTCCAATTTCTGATTTAACTAAATGGTGGATGCCAGAATGGTTTCAGCGGTTTATGGCTTATGTAATTATTCTGCTGACATTTGGTAAGCACAAAGATTATGGTCTACCCAAACCCAAATATCAAATTTTTGATAAGCATCCGACCTTAAATAATGAGGTGCCTTACTATATTAAACACGGTCGCATTGCCTATAAGCCAAAGGTACGACGTTTAGATGGTAAGGAAGTTGAATTTGCCGATGGTAGTCGAGAAACCTTTGATTTAATTGTTTGTGCAACTGGTTTTCATGTTGCCTATCCATTTTTACCTCCAGAACTGCAACGGGTGGAAGGAGCAACAGTGAAATGTTATGGAGGATCGTTTCTTGAAGATTATAAAGGAATTTACTACATCGGTTGGGGACAAGCTAGAGGAGGTGTTGGTTCTTTAATTTCCGCTTTTGCACCGACATTTACTCGTTTTCTTAAACTCCAGGATGAAATTAAAATTCCTCTAGGTCTAGTCTTCAAAAAAATGGGACAGCAACTACCCACAACCCATCTTGAAGATCCACAAAAGATTTTTCGGGAATTAAAATTAGCCAATCTGTTTTTTCAACGGATAGTTCAAAAAGCTCACCGAGTTAATTCACATTATTCTCAGTTTGAAAATCATCCACTCCCACCCTTGGACAGCCCTAAACAGAAACAACGAATTTCCACTATTGCAGACTTTTGAGTAGTACTCAGCCAAGCATTGTAAATGTAAAATTTTATTCCGATGCCTCTGGGCGTAATCCATACAAGAGTTTAAAGTCTTCAGGCTTTAAGCTCTTTACTTGTTAGTAGATCGTCAATGCTACCCAACTCTGACCTACTTCTTAAACCACTCCTCCACAGACATTTTCAAGATAGGTCTAAGTAACTCGGTGCAAATAATCATCACTTGTTTGTAGTCGCGCTACTCTGCGAGAAGCCCTTCGGGTTCAGCAGTTGCTTCAAGTCGGGAAACCCGCCCAACGCACTGCTTCACCGCGTTGCGTCTATAGCGCTAAAGCGCGACTACGAGCCAAATACAGAGATTTTACTTTTCTTGACATAGTTTGGTTTTTTCTCATCGACTTATTTAATGTTTAATTGCTAACTTTGATACTTTTATGATTTTTTAAATTGTTCTAAATAGACCGAAATCTCTCTCATCATGCTGTTACAACTTTGTTAAGAAAAGTTACGCTCTCTTAACACAAGGAAATACTTCGTATGGTAGTTGCACTTGACAATAATGCACAACATCAGGTTGTAATCATTGGTGGAGGCTTTGGTGGACTCTATACAGCAAAACATCTGGCTAAAGCTAATGTGAATGTTACTCTCATCGATAAACGTAACTTCCACCTATTTCAGCCGCTTTTATATCAAGTTGCGACAGGTACCCTATCACCAGGTGACATTTCCTCACCATTGCGAGCTGTATTTAGCAAAAGTAAGAATACACAAGTGTTGCTAGGAGAAGTAAATGATATCGATCCCAAAGCACAACAAGTGATGATGGGCGATAGAGTAGTACCTTACGATACATTAATTGTTGCCACAGGTGCTAACCATTCCTATTTTGGTAAGGATCATTGGAAAGACTATGCTCCTGGCTTGAAAACTGTTGAAGATGCGATAGAAATGCGCCGTCGGATATTTGGTGCATTTGAAGCGGCAGAAAAAGAAACCGATCCCGAAAAACGCCGTGCTTGGTTGACTTTTGTGATTGTGGGCGGTGGCGCTACTGGTGTAGAGTTAGCAGGTGCGATCGCTGAGTTGGCATACAAAACCCTCAAAGAAGATTTCCGCAACATCGACACCTCAGAAACAAAGATTTTACTCTTGCAAGGGAGCGATCGCATCCTCCCACACATGGCACCAGATTTATCCCAAGAAGCAGCAGAATCTTTACAGGAATTGGGTGTGGCTATTCACACTAACACCAGAGTGACAAATATTGAAAATAACATCGTTACTTTCAAGCAAGGTGCTGAAATTAAAGAAATTGGCTCACAAACTATATTGTGGGCAGCGGGTGTAAAAGGTTCCCCAATGGGGCAAATCTTAGCAGAACGTACCGATGTAGAATGCGACCACGCCGGACGTGTGATTGTAGAACCCGACTTGACTATCAGGGGTTATAAAAACATTTTTGTAATTGGAGATTTAGCCAACTTCTCCCATCAAGATCTTAAAGCCTTACCTGGTGTTGCACCCGTAGCCAAACAACAAGGAGAGTATGTAGCTAGACTCATTCAAAAACGGCTGAAAGGTCAGACTTTACCACAATTTCATTACAACAATGTGGGTAGTTTGGCAATGATTGGGCAAAACTTAGCTGTTGTAGATTTAGGCTTCCTCAAACTCACAGGTTTCATTGCTTGGGCATTTTGGCTAGTAGTTCACATTTACTTCTTAATCGAGTTTGACACTAAATTGCTAGTAGTATTTCAGTGGGCTTGGAACTATATCACTCGTAACCGTCGCTCTAGATTGATTACAGGTCGAGAAGCTTTTACAGAAACTTTAACTAACAATAGCAATCCTTACCTGGACGAACAAAAAGTCATTCCTCTAACTCAGCTAGAAAACCGCGTGTGAAGCGTTCATTTTATACGTTTCATCGGTGATTTTGTGCTTGTCAAGCTACCTACAAACTACATTAACTTAGTTCGAGTGGACTATGGGTGTAACAATTTTTCGGGCAAGTCCTAGCGCAAGCTTGACAGCCAATACAATACTCTGGATGAACGATGGACATAACTTTACGCTCGATTTCTTCATTTTCCTCGTCATCCACAAACTCACCATCCTCATTCAATGCTCGTAGTACTAGCACATTTCTACCGCAAGCCTTAAAGCATCGACCACAGCCAATACATTTATCTTGGTTAATTTCTTGCACGAATTGGGGTGTCCAGACTTGACCCCCGAAGGTCAAACCAGTGAGTATTGCCATAGTGTAATTTTCCTTGATGACCAATGTGAATTTTTTCCGATCGCATCCGTGGATAATTTTTTTAACGCAGAGGAGCACAAAGTCAACGTGGAGGTACGCAAAGTTTTGGAGATGGTTTCTCCTCTGCTGGCTATTGGTATTGACTGAGGATCAGACTAGATAAGGTTCTTGGTGAGTGCGAATCGTGCAGTCTGAACGGGGATAGGAGACACAGAGGACAATAAATCCTTTAGCCATTTGATCGTCATCGAGAAATACCTGTTCGGATTGATCTACTTCACCTTCAACGACTTTGGCGACGCAGCTAGAGCAAGAACCAGATTGGCAAGAAAAGGGTAACTCTACATCTTGTTGTTCTGCGGCATTGAGAATTGAGGTATTTTCATCAACAGGGATGGTGATATCGAGCGATCGCTTTTTATTAATTAGTCTGACTTGATAAGTTGTCATCTTCATGTCCTCCAAAATAAATTAAGGTTTTGAGTATCAGCTACAAGGTACGCCAGCAGGGCTGCAATTCCCTGTTTGGAATGATTTCCCACAGCCACAGGTATCTGTAGCGTTGGGATTGCTAAACTTAAATCCGCTCTCTAGCAAGCCATCGACAAAATCCACAACCACGCCTTCTAGTAATGGCGCGCTTTGGGAATCAACATATATCCGTAACTTCCCTTGTTGCAAAACTATGTCATCGGCTTGGGGAGTATTGATTACTTTGATGGAATATTGGTAGCCACTGCAACCGCCATCCTCAACAGCCACACGTATACCCTTTTGAGTAGCATTTTCATCTTTACTTGAGGCTAAAAGGAAAGTACGCAGCCGGAATTCTGCTGCTTCTGTTAAAGTTAACGTCATAAAATATACCTTTTGACCATTGACCGTTGACTATTGACTATTGACTAAAACGCGACTTAGTTGTTGGGGAGTAGAATATTGGTGAGAATGAGTACCGCAGACTGGACAATTGCGATCGCGATATGAACGACGTTTAGCAAAATTCATCTGGTGCAAATCCATCGTTAATAGTTGCGATAACAATGGTTGACTACATCCAGTAATCACCTTAATTGCTTCTAGCGCTGTCAAACAAGCCAGAGTACCCGAAACCGCACCCAGTACGCCAAAACCACGCCGATCCCATTCGGGTTTTTCGGGAAATAAGCAAGACAAGCAAGGTGTTACACCAGGGACAATTGTCGTTAAGTAAGCTTCCATGCCATCCATCGCGGCTTCTACCATTGGCTTACGCCAACGCACACAAGCTGCATTTAATAAATCACGTTCGGTAAAATTATGGGCGCAATCAAGCGCTACATCGGCAGATTGAACCAAAAAATCTACATTATCTGGCGTAACGTAATCAAAAATGGCTTCGACTTCCACATCTGGGTTGATATCCGCCAGCCGTTCTTTGGCTTTAAACACGCGCGGCTTACCTACCCAATCGTCACTCATGAGAATCTGACGATTCATATCATCTAGCCGCAACTCACCGCCTCGAACTAGAATCAGCCGCCCCACACCAGCTACCGCCAAGTAAAGCGCTGCTGTACCGCCTAATCCGCCCACACCTGTAACTAGCACCGTTGCTGACTTAAGCCTCTGCTGTGCTTCTTTGCCAAAACCAGGGAGCATGATTTGGCGACGGTAAC
The genomic region above belongs to Calothrix sp. NIES-2098 and contains:
- a CDS encoding cyclic nucleotide-binding protein; the encoded protein is MIHQPQELTENRLLDNFPPEELKRLHPHLELVSLSLGEFIISPDEPISFIYFPVNSLLSLVTVMEDGSTVESGCVGREGMAGLPILLDASTTPMQTLVQIAGLAVRVKAQILKEAFDRGGAVQKLLLRYIHTVIVLGSQSTACNALHHLEARLCRWLLMSSDGIGSESLALTQEFLSTMLGVRRSGVSEAASKLQSRGLIRYQRGQIQILDRKGLETSACECYGITTAEYRRLFS
- a CDS encoding response regulator receiver protein — its product is MEAFIKRILICDDVADDSFLLQTILQAEPCQIEIVDSGAAVLAFLETTSNLPDLLILDVMMPKIDGFEVVRRLRESVKFQFIPILLVTGLNEEDVMNEDNIKIDGIIHKPCDPDTVIAKVRVILD
- a CDS encoding manganese and iron superoxide dismutase, whose protein sequence is MTINRRHFLFLLAVGTGTFALDGCATAEQSPSASSSSPLPTPNTTQGAIQLPPLPYAYNALEPHIDARTMEFHHDKHHATYVKNLNAALEKYPQLKSRTVEELLRKLDTVPADVRKTVRNNGGGHVNHSMFWQIMKPQGGGEPTGAISSAINENFGSFAAFKKQFNEAGASQFGSGWVWLVRNTNGKLEVNTTANQDSPISAGKYPILGNDVWEHAYYLNYQNRRADYLEAWWNVVNWDEINKRFAAASKFA
- the icd gene encoding isocitrate dehydrogenase: MYEKITPPTTGAKITFKNGEPVVPDNPIIPFIRGDGTGIDIWPAAQKVLDAAVAKAYNGKRQISWFKVYAGDEACDLYGTYQYLPQDTLTAIEEYGVAIKGPLTTPVGGGIRSLNVALRQIFDLYACVRPCRYYAGTPSPHKNPEKLDVIVYRENTEDIYLGIEWRQGSEIGDRLIKILNEDLIPATPEHGKKQIPLDSGIGIKPISKKGSQRLVRRAIKHALLLPQNKQQVTLVHKGNIMKYTEGAFRDWGYELATSEFRAECVTERESWILSNKEKNPNISLEENARLVDPGFDALTPEKKAQIVKEVETVLNAIWDSHGNGKWKEKIMVNDRIADSIFQQIQTRPDEYSILATMNLNGDYLSDAAAAIVGGLGMGPGANIGDACAIFEATHGTAPKHAGLDRINPGSVILSGVMMLEYLGWQEAADLIKKGLGDAIANRQVTYDLARLLEPPVEPLKCSEFADAIIQHFG
- a CDS encoding GUN4 domain-containing protein; this translates as MTDPMIVSGPASDIDSLRLQLIAGSLQVQQQIIPQLAELGNEGLDVLMEFLLKRSDTPATWLDGKAYQVLYNSDAPKAKEFLQTNFPEGIVPLKSESGINYNPLQQALATQDFQAADRLTIQKMCELAGPTATQRKWLYFTEVENFPTVDLQTINHLWLVHSEGKFGFSVQREIWLGLGKNWDNFWTKIGWKDGNNWTRYPNEFIWDLSAPKGHLPLSNQLRGVRVIASLFAHPAWK
- a CDS encoding ABC transporter-related protein; the protein is MANVRLEDIKRRFNNVTAIEDISFEIPDGEFWVLVGPSGCGKSTILRTIAGLETATSGKLYIGDRLMNNIPARQRDVAMVFQNYALYPHMTVAQNIAFGLQMRKVDTKVIQDRVSTVARSLSLDKLLDRKPKQLSGGQQQRVALGRAIARQPQVFLLDEPLSNLDAQLRDDTRAELKQLHQNLGITTIYVTHDQVEAMTLADKIVVLNRGRIQQIGDPQTIYELPANQMVASFLGNPPMNILPAIYQHDGFDVSGQLLEIPPNLLENLRLRQGQSVNLGIRPEHIYINEPQRHGEHREDKGGELVVEVRVVEPLGRETLIRVSLPDSSALLNVQIGGGVRLHPGDRLSLQLDLSQLFVFDPSTGDRILP